Proteins encoded together in one Bacteroides ovatus window:
- a CDS encoding IPT/TIG domain-containing protein has translation MKNKFYNLFIFFVLTALAGCNEKESTDVIEQGDPQIIEFTPTSGKFGQEITIKGEFLRDIQKATIGGVEATIRYKLSQQEIVIVVPANAGNGKIVLSTKEKKTESEQSFTIVYPVPQVKNVPAGAHVGDQIEIQGENLDIVSKVCFGDKEASISYQSEREIVATIPFVITDAAPISLYYLDSTGEQFTQPEGPAFEIIKDIPTIDAMAERVTEGSLITLNGTFLNLIESIHFGDEVKVTNFVEKTANSIVFRVPELPESATVDVLAKYYEGTGSLTLRNDCYVFIPRVFSYPNLKMGAHRNEDFGNMINGTTGQVSTTCILKDVDSRALIDFAAVHNSNNDFALNGPQNIKANLRNYWCNGTPLPPLKSSSTEAEVNENFGEFTSTVTKLLVLQESKGYGELIRNIKEGNIEEISPTDEITKALFNIDMDAEGSNSVRSRQKTEAEDKEASNIYKAGSVVVFKNLKKNKFGIMIIRSVNVDFDAVKATNDANATITFDLYYQRY, from the coding sequence ATGAAAAATAAATTCTATAACCTATTCATCTTCTTCGTTCTCACTGCGCTGGCAGGCTGCAACGAAAAAGAATCGACTGATGTCATCGAGCAGGGTGATCCTCAAATTATAGAGTTCACCCCGACAAGCGGTAAGTTCGGACAGGAAATCACTATCAAAGGAGAATTCCTGCGCGATATACAAAAGGCAACGATTGGTGGCGTAGAAGCTACGATACGCTATAAGCTCTCTCAACAGGAGATTGTTATTGTAGTTCCCGCCAATGCCGGAAACGGGAAAATCGTTCTTAGTACGAAAGAAAAAAAGACGGAAAGCGAGCAGTCATTTACGATTGTATATCCGGTTCCCCAAGTGAAGAATGTTCCTGCCGGAGCGCACGTGGGAGATCAGATTGAAATACAGGGTGAGAATCTGGACATCGTGTCCAAAGTTTGTTTCGGTGATAAAGAGGCTTCTATCTCCTATCAGTCCGAAAGAGAAATTGTAGCAACCATTCCTTTCGTCATCACGGATGCCGCTCCTATCTCCCTCTATTATCTTGACTCTACAGGAGAGCAGTTCACTCAACCGGAGGGTCCTGCTTTTGAGATCATCAAAGATATTCCGACCATTGACGCAATGGCAGAACGGGTGACCGAGGGAAGTCTGATTACCCTCAACGGAACTTTCCTGAATTTGATTGAAAGCATCCATTTCGGGGATGAAGTGAAAGTGACTAACTTCGTTGAGAAGACTGCCAACAGCATTGTATTCCGTGTTCCGGAATTGCCGGAGAGTGCTACTGTGGATGTTCTGGCCAAATATTATGAGGGAACAGGCAGTCTGACACTACGGAATGACTGTTATGTATTTATTCCGAGAGTATTCAGCTATCCGAATCTGAAGATGGGCGCACACCGCAATGAAGATTTCGGTAATATGATTAACGGAACTACCGGACAGGTTTCCACCACTTGTATCCTGAAAGATGTGGATTCCCGTGCCCTGATTGATTTTGCAGCGGTACACAACAGTAATAATGACTTTGCATTGAACGGTCCGCAGAACATAAAAGCTAATTTGAGAAACTACTGGTGTAACGGTACTCCATTGCCTCCATTGAAAAGTTCTTCTACCGAAGCCGAAGTCAACGAAAACTTTGGTGAGTTTACTTCTACTGTCACCAAACTTCTTGTACTTCAGGAAAGCAAAGGATATGGCGAACTGATTAGAAACATTAAAGAAGGAAACATCGAAGAAATATCTCCTACCGACGAGATTACCAAAGCATTATTCAATATTGATATGGATGCGGAAGGTTCCAACTCGGTACGCAGCCGTCAGAAAACGGAAGCAGAGGATAAAGAAGCATCGAATATATACAAGGCAGGCAGTGTCGTTGTGTTCAAGAATCTGAAGAAGAATAAATTCGGTATCATGATTATCCGTTCTGTCAATGTAGATTTTGACGCTGTTAAGGCGACGAATGATGCCAATGCAACGATTACTTTCGACCTGTATTATCAACGTTACTAA
- a CDS encoding nucleoside deaminase, which translates to MTREDLMRKAIELSKENVENGGGPFGAVIATKEGEIVATGVNRVTASCDPTAHAEVSAIRAAAAKLGTFNLSGYEIYTSCEPCPMCLGAIYWARLDKMYYGNNKTDAKNIGFDDSFIYDELELKPEDRKLPSEILLHNEALTAFKAWAAKEDRVEY; encoded by the coding sequence ATGACTAGAGAAGACTTAATGCGGAAAGCAATCGAGCTCTCCAAAGAAAATGTTGAAAATGGTGGAGGCCCTTTCGGTGCTGTGATTGCCACGAAAGAGGGGGAAATAGTTGCAACAGGAGTAAATCGTGTTACGGCATCTTGTGACCCAACTGCTCATGCCGAAGTGAGTGCGATACGTGCCGCAGCTGCCAAACTCGGTACTTTTAATCTTAGCGGATACGAAATCTATACTTCCTGCGAACCTTGTCCCATGTGTCTCGGTGCGATTTACTGGGCGCGATTGGATAAAATGTACTATGGAAACAATAAGACCGATGCCAAGAATATTGGCTTCGACGACTCTTTTATCTATGACGAACTGGAACTGAAGCCTGAAGACAGAAAGCTTCCTTCCGAAATCTTATTGCATAATGAAGCCCTTACTGCCTTCAAAGCCTGGGCGGCCAAAGAAGACAGAGTAGAATATTAA
- a CDS encoding fimbrillin family protein, which yields MKRKSLLFVMASVCLFSCQQQEELQDPSKEGINFLTTVDNESITDAVTRSSSNLSLPLKSSFSAGDVISMSVSEQEYQPFTLGVDNQNWSETATDSEAVTFYAHYPELSGDVTTRSLFSRYRDIKGGLEYLFGTAQASKGSSNVALTFKRMTAPVILLDEKGNPYEGKAIVKLFLKNKGVQDLFNGKIEADKNATPEYISIRKISEGILTNLIPQIIKAGEKIGSVIVDDKEEPIIADQDITIEAGSPVTMRLYGGRGIIDERTPLRR from the coding sequence ATGAAAAGAAAAAGCCTTTTATTTGTTATGGCATCAGTATGCCTGTTCAGTTGTCAACAGCAAGAAGAACTGCAAGATCCCAGTAAAGAAGGTATCAACTTTCTTACTACTGTCGACAATGAAAGTATCACTGACGCTGTTACTCGTAGCAGCAGTAACCTGTCACTCCCTTTAAAAAGTAGTTTTTCAGCTGGAGACGTCATTTCAATGTCCGTTTCCGAGCAGGAATATCAGCCTTTTACTTTGGGAGTAGATAACCAAAATTGGAGCGAGACAGCTACAGATTCGGAAGCTGTAACTTTCTATGCTCATTATCCCGAATTGTCCGGTGATGTAACGACTAGATCCCTCTTTAGTCGCTACCGTGACATCAAAGGCGGTTTAGAATATTTGTTTGGCACAGCCCAAGCCAGCAAAGGTTCTAGCAATGTAGCCCTTACATTCAAGCGAATGACTGCGCCCGTTATTCTACTTGATGAAAAAGGCAACCCGTACGAAGGTAAAGCAATCGTTAAACTTTTCTTGAAGAACAAAGGTGTGCAGGATCTTTTCAACGGTAAAATCGAAGCTGACAAGAATGCAACCCCGGAATATATCAGTATCCGGAAAATTTCCGAAGGTATCCTGACTAACTTGATTCCACAGATAATCAAGGCTGGTGAGAAGATTGGTTCTGTAATTGTAGACGATAAGGAAGAACCTATCATCGCAGATCAGGATATTACCATAGAAGCCGGAAGTCCTGTTACGATGAGACTTTACGGAGGCCGCGGAATTATTGATGAACGGACTCCGTTACGCAGATAA
- a CDS encoding Gfo/Idh/MocA family protein, with product MSEKIIKWGFIGCGEVTKTKSGPAFQKVEHSEVVAVMSRDGAKAKAYAKERGIKKWYDDAQELIDDPEVNAIYIATPPSSHATYAIMSMKAGKPAYIEKPMAVTYEECTRINRISNETGVPCFVAYYRRYLPYFQKVKELVENGTIGNIINVQIRFAQPPRDLDYNRDNLPWRVQADIAGGGYFYDLAPHQIDLLQDMFGCILEASGYKSNRGGLYPAEDTLSACFQFDSGLVGSGSWCFVAHDSAREDRIEIIGDKGMICFSVFTYEPIGLHTEKGREEICIGNPEHVQQPLIQAVVDHLLGKSVCSCDGESATLTNWVMDKILGKL from the coding sequence ATGAGTGAAAAGATTATCAAATGGGGCTTCATTGGTTGTGGAGAAGTAACCAAGACCAAAAGCGGTCCCGCTTTCCAGAAAGTAGAACATTCGGAAGTCGTAGCCGTGATGAGTCGTGACGGTGCGAAAGCGAAAGCGTATGCCAAAGAGAGAGGAATCAAAAAATGGTATGACGATGCACAAGAACTGATCGATGATCCGGAAGTAAATGCCATCTACATTGCCACTCCTCCTTCCTCACATGCTACGTATGCCATTATGTCCATGAAAGCAGGCAAACCTGCCTATATTGAGAAACCAATGGCTGTGACGTACGAAGAATGTACGCGCATCAACCGCATATCCAATGAAACGGGAGTTCCCTGTTTCGTTGCTTACTATCGCCGTTATCTCCCCTATTTCCAGAAAGTAAAGGAACTGGTAGAGAACGGTACTATCGGTAATATTATCAATGTGCAAATTCGTTTTGCCCAGCCGCCACGCGATCTGGATTACAATCGTGACAACCTTCCCTGGCGTGTGCAGGCTGACATTGCCGGAGGTGGCTACTTCTACGACCTTGCTCCGCATCAAATTGATTTGTTGCAGGATATGTTCGGTTGTATCCTCGAAGCAAGCGGTTATAAGAGCAATCGAGGTGGACTTTATCCTGCTGAAGATACATTAAGCGCCTGTTTCCAATTTGATAGCGGATTGGTTGGTAGCGGTTCCTGGTGTTTCGTAGCCCATGACTCTGCCCGCGAAGACCGTATTGAAATTATCGGTGACAAGGGAATGATTTGTTTCTCTGTCTTTACTTATGAGCCTATCGGCTTACATACCGAAAAAGGACGGGAAGAAATCTGTATCGGTAACCCGGAACATGTGCAACAACCTCTTATTCAGGCAGTGGTCGATCACTTGTTAGGTAAGTCCGTTTGCTCCTGCGACGGAGAAAGTGCAACGCTCACTAACTGGGTAATGGACAAGATATTAGGTAAACTATAA
- a CDS encoding alginate lyase family protein: MNLRANYSKRIRLSLAFSIVAMTVCAQSIWNAEHLEQVKKSLNQPAYNATYLNLLKQADKALNAHYLSVMMKDKTPPSGDKHDYLSQARYFWPDPTKPDGKPYISRDGVSNPELDKLDRNRLGEMANNVTTLALAWYFSGKEQYALKATKQIRVWFLDKKTCMNPHLKYAQVAPGHNNDLGRCYGVIDTYSLVEMLDAVQLLEKSRSFTSKDSEQLKKWFGQLLDWILTSEQGKEEASRPNNHSTAYDAQAIAFALYTGNHKVAERILREVPKKRVFKQIEPDGKQPEELRRTLAFGYSEFNLQHLIDIATMGEKAHVPVLSVSSADGRSIYKAADFLKPYLGKGVKEWPYKQISEWNGKQQELCKDLYRLYLLDSTRTDYLKAYQQFRKSNPKDLFNLLFLKEESK, from the coding sequence ATGAATCTACGAGCGAACTACTCCAAGAGAATCCGTTTGTCACTGGCTTTCAGCATTGTTGCAATGACTGTTTGCGCCCAGAGCATCTGGAATGCGGAACATCTGGAACAAGTGAAAAAGTCTCTCAATCAACCCGCATACAACGCCACTTATCTGAACTTACTAAAGCAGGCAGACAAGGCTTTGAACGCCCACTATCTTTCTGTTATGATGAAAGATAAAACGCCACCAAGCGGAGACAAACACGACTACTTGAGCCAGGCACGCTATTTCTGGCCGGACCCGACCAAGCCGGACGGTAAACCTTATATCAGCCGCGATGGTGTATCCAATCCGGAACTGGATAAACTGGACCGTAACCGCTTGGGAGAGATGGCAAATAATGTCACGACACTCGCACTTGCGTGGTATTTCAGTGGCAAAGAACAGTATGCACTGAAAGCAACCAAACAGATTCGTGTCTGGTTTCTGGATAAGAAAACCTGCATGAACCCACATCTGAAATATGCGCAGGTTGCGCCCGGACATAATAATGATCTTGGCCGTTGCTATGGTGTGATAGATACTTATTCGTTAGTGGAAATGCTGGATGCCGTTCAGCTTCTTGAAAAATCCCGTTCGTTCACCTCGAAAGATTCAGAGCAGCTAAAAAAATGGTTCGGGCAATTACTGGACTGGATTCTGACTAGTGAACAAGGAAAAGAAGAAGCCAGCCGCCCCAACAATCATAGTACTGCTTATGATGCACAAGCCATTGCATTTGCACTCTATACAGGCAATCATAAAGTAGCCGAACGGATACTTCGGGAAGTTCCCAAGAAGCGGGTATTCAAACAGATTGAACCGGACGGCAAACAGCCCGAAGAATTACGCCGGACATTGGCTTTCGGATATTCAGAATTTAATCTGCAACATCTGATAGATATTGCGACTATGGGAGAAAAAGCCCATGTACCTGTTCTTTCTGTCAGTTCTGCTGACGGACGAAGCATTTACAAAGCTGCCGATTTTCTGAAGCCATATCTCGGCAAAGGAGTCAAAGAATGGCCTTACAAGCAAATCAGCGAATGGAACGGTAAACAACAGGAATTATGTAAAGACCTGTATCGACTGTATCTGCTAGATTCCACTCGTACCGATTATTTAAAGGCATATCAGCAGTTCCGGAAAAGCAATCCGAAAGATCTTTTTAATCTTCTTTTCCTGAAAGAGGAAAGTAAATAA